The Rhopalosiphum maidis isolate BTI-1 chromosome 1, ASM367621v3, whole genome shotgun sequence genome has a segment encoding these proteins:
- the LOC113548928 gene encoding cyclin-dependent kinase 2-like has protein sequence MQSTVKSRQFVKEGPTKNVSINVNYDKLEQIGEGTYGVVYKALDKQTGKFVALKKVRMESSAEGVPSTAMREISLLKEINHENVVKLHDVIMSDKKLFLVFEFMDYDLKKVLELRRKEFGFGLPEPQIKSYLYQILNALAYCHIHRIVHRDLKPQNLLVNTAGGIIKLADFGLARAFSFPLRNYTHEVITLWYRAPEILLGAKVYTMAVDLWSLGCIFTEMMTLRPLFPGDSEIDQLFRIFRTLGTPTDVTWPGVHKLPDFKPLFPLWEARLIEEFLPELSDKNQQNVFYAMCTYNPANRMSAEKILEMEYFHSLRLESLPETP, from the exons ATGCAG AGCACTGTGAAGAGTAGACAGTTTGTGAAAGAAGGTCCAACGAAAAATGTCAGCATCAACGTCAACTATGACAAGTTGGAGCAGATTGGCGAAGGAACATATGGGGTTGTGTACAAAGCGTTAGACAAGCAAACTGGCAAGTTTGTTGCTCTGAAAAAAGTCAGAATGGAATC aAGTGCAGAAGGTGTACCTTCTACAGCCATGAGGGAGATTTCATTGTTGAAGGAAATAAACCATGAAAATGTTGTTAAACTCCATGATGTCATAATGTCtgacaaaaaattgtttttagtatttgaatttatggactatgatttaaaaaaagtattagaaTTGCGCAGAAAAGAATTTGGATTTGGATTACCTGAACCTCAAATCaag AGTTACTTATACCAAATACTAAATGCATTAGCATATTGTCATATCCATCGCATTGTTCATCGGGATCTGAAGCCACAAAACCTTTTGGTAAATACTGCTGGTGGTATAATCAAATTGGCAGATTTTGGATTGGCTAGAGCCTTTTCTTTTCCCCTGCGTAACTATACACACGAAGTAATAACTTTATGGTATAGAGCTCCTGAAATATTATTGGGAGCCAAAGTATATACCATGGCTGTAGATCTTTGGAGCCTTGGGTGTATATTTACAGAAATG atgaCTTTAAGACCATTGTTTCCTGGTGATTCAGAAATTGACCAGTTATTTAGAATCTTTCGGACTCTTGGAACTCCAACAGATGTCACGTGGCCTGGGGTACATAAATTACCagattttaaaccattatttcCATTATGGGAAGCACGTCTTATCGAAGAATTCTTACCTGAACTCTCtgataaaaatcaacaaaatgttttttat GCAATGTGTACCTACAATCCGGCAAACAGAATGTCCGctgaaaaaatattggaaatgGAGTATTTTCATAGTTTAAGACTGGAATCTCTACCGGAAACaccttaa
- the LOC113548926 gene encoding proton-coupled folate transporter-like isoform X2, translating to MTFVRGVAALHLSAEPVVLFYIVEIMFSMCLSTNLLLYKACDPTGAMAGRVGSKCPDEAAAQHVVAPINGWKALVQQLVPIALAIAAGTWSDRHGRRRPLIVLPIVGQILADALSLYCTVVWSVSPALTATVQAAALSLTGGPPMLFNGINSYVADTTTDEWRTVKYGMVGGTMAMGGILGMLVYGFVMVNVGFVVAYVMSIVLGLIAFAFTFMLIRDDGTQQQLNRNVVLAVNPLDMLRNCYLVLTKRRTGRSKLTLCLILFVCAPLTCVTLEGELSVIYLYLRYKFQWNEIDFSIFNTYQLSVILLGTLFALGILSYKFKMNDALIGTIASVFDLLAVVAFFLVSKSWQLYLVPPLELFRGATLALTSSIASKCVGSDELGSMNAVKLLTESIMKSGFLPLYNFIYNHTFESMPSAFFLISIVLTTPLIFVFYLIYYLNRNQNSNTVTINNNVVHCKNEKKITEIAQISNPEAADF from the exons ATGACGTTTGTACGCGGCGTGGCGGCCCTACACTTGTCCGCAGAACCGGTGGTGCTGTTCTACATCGTCGAGATTATGTTCTCAATGTGCCTGAGCACCAACCTGCTGCTGTACAAAGCGTGCGATCCGACGGGCGCGATGGCCGGCCGGGTGGGCTCCAAGTGCCCGGACGAGGCGGCGGCGCAGCACGTGGTGGCTCCGATCAACGGCTGGAAGGCGCTCGTCCAACAACTGGTGCCCATCGCGCTGGCCATAGCCGCGGGCACGTGGAGCGACCGGCACGGCCGCCGCCGGCCGCTGATCGTGCTGCCGATCGTCGGCCAGATATTGGCGGACGCGCTGTCGCTGTACTGCACCGTCGTGTGGTCGGTGTCGCCGGCGCTGACGGCCACCGTGCAGGCGGCCGCGCTGTCGCTGACCGGCGGACCGCCGATGCTGTTCAACGGCATCAACTCGTACGTGGCGGACACGACCACGGACGAGTGGCGGACGGTAAAGTACGGCATGGTCGGCGGCACCATGGCTATGGGCGGCATACTGGGAATGCTAGTCTACGGGTTCGTAATGGTCAACGTGGGGTTCGTCGTTGCTTACGTGATGTCCATCGTCCTAGGCCTAATCGCGTTCGCGTTCACGTTTATGTTGATCCGCGACGACGGCACTCAACAGCAGTTAAACCGGAACGTCGTCCTGGCCGTCAACCCGTTGGACATGCTCCGCAACTGTTACCTCGTGCTGACCAAGCGACGTACGGGCCGCAGCAAGCTGACCCTGTGTCTAATCTTGTTCGTGTGTGCGCCGCTGACGTGCGTGACATTAGAAG gagaATTATcagtaatatatctatatttgagGTATAAATTTCAATGGAATGAAATAGACTTCAGTATTTTCAATACTTACCAGCTGtccgttatattattag GCACATTGTTTGCATTAGGTATTTTAAGCTACAAGTTTAAAATGAACGATGCGTTAATTGGTACGATTGCTTCTGTATTTGATCTATTAGCTGTAGTCGCTTTCTTTTTAGTTTCCAAATCATGGCAACTGTATTTAG tgCCGCCATTAGAACTTTTTCGAGGTGCAACTTTGGCTTTAACTAGTTCTATAGCTTCAAAATGCGTTGGATCTGACGAATTGG GTTCTATGAATGCGGTGAAACTATTAACGGAAAGTATAATGAAAAGTGGATTTCTaccattatacaattttatatacaaccaTACATTTGAATCTATGCCcagtgcattttttttaatcagtatTGTTCTAACAACTCCACTTATATTCGTTTTTTA TTTGATATACTACTTAAACAGAAATCAAAATTCGAATACTGTTACAATAAACAACAACGTCGTTcattgtaaaaatgaaaaaaaaatcaccgaAATCGCACAAATCAGCAACCCTGAA GCAGCTGACTTTTAG
- the LOC113548926 gene encoding proton-coupled folate transporter-like isoform X1: MTFVRGVAALHLSAEPVVLFYIVEIMFSMCLSTNLLLYKACDPTGAMAGRVGSKCPDEAAAQHVVAPINGWKALVQQLVPIALAIAAGTWSDRHGRRRPLIVLPIVGQILADALSLYCTVVWSVSPALTATVQAAALSLTGGPPMLFNGINSYVADTTTDEWRTVKYGMVGGTMAMGGILGMLVYGFVMVNVGFVVAYVMSIVLGLIAFAFTFMLIRDDGTQQQLNRNVVLAVNPLDMLRNCYLVLTKRRTGRSKLTLCLILFVCAPLTCVTLEGELSVIYLYLRYKFQWNEIDFSIFNTYQLSVILLGTLFALGILSYKFKMNDALIGTIASVFDLLAVVAFFLVSKSWQLYLVPPLELFRGATLALTSSIASKCVGSDELGSMNAVKLLTESIMKSGFLPLYNFIYNHTFESMPSAFFLISIVLTTPLIFVFYLIYYLNRNQNSNTVTINNNVVHCKNEKKITEIAQISNPEVISFHM, translated from the exons ATGACGTTTGTACGCGGCGTGGCGGCCCTACACTTGTCCGCAGAACCGGTGGTGCTGTTCTACATCGTCGAGATTATGTTCTCAATGTGCCTGAGCACCAACCTGCTGCTGTACAAAGCGTGCGATCCGACGGGCGCGATGGCCGGCCGGGTGGGCTCCAAGTGCCCGGACGAGGCGGCGGCGCAGCACGTGGTGGCTCCGATCAACGGCTGGAAGGCGCTCGTCCAACAACTGGTGCCCATCGCGCTGGCCATAGCCGCGGGCACGTGGAGCGACCGGCACGGCCGCCGCCGGCCGCTGATCGTGCTGCCGATCGTCGGCCAGATATTGGCGGACGCGCTGTCGCTGTACTGCACCGTCGTGTGGTCGGTGTCGCCGGCGCTGACGGCCACCGTGCAGGCGGCCGCGCTGTCGCTGACCGGCGGACCGCCGATGCTGTTCAACGGCATCAACTCGTACGTGGCGGACACGACCACGGACGAGTGGCGGACGGTAAAGTACGGCATGGTCGGCGGCACCATGGCTATGGGCGGCATACTGGGAATGCTAGTCTACGGGTTCGTAATGGTCAACGTGGGGTTCGTCGTTGCTTACGTGATGTCCATCGTCCTAGGCCTAATCGCGTTCGCGTTCACGTTTATGTTGATCCGCGACGACGGCACTCAACAGCAGTTAAACCGGAACGTCGTCCTGGCCGTCAACCCGTTGGACATGCTCCGCAACTGTTACCTCGTGCTGACCAAGCGACGTACGGGCCGCAGCAAGCTGACCCTGTGTCTAATCTTGTTCGTGTGTGCGCCGCTGACGTGCGTGACATTAGAAG gagaATTATcagtaatatatctatatttgagGTATAAATTTCAATGGAATGAAATAGACTTCAGTATTTTCAATACTTACCAGCTGtccgttatattattag GCACATTGTTTGCATTAGGTATTTTAAGCTACAAGTTTAAAATGAACGATGCGTTAATTGGTACGATTGCTTCTGTATTTGATCTATTAGCTGTAGTCGCTTTCTTTTTAGTTTCCAAATCATGGCAACTGTATTTAG tgCCGCCATTAGAACTTTTTCGAGGTGCAACTTTGGCTTTAACTAGTTCTATAGCTTCAAAATGCGTTGGATCTGACGAATTGG GTTCTATGAATGCGGTGAAACTATTAACGGAAAGTATAATGAAAAGTGGATTTCTaccattatacaattttatatacaaccaTACATTTGAATCTATGCCcagtgcattttttttaatcagtatTGTTCTAACAACTCCACTTATATTCGTTTTTTA TTTGATATACTACTTAAACAGAAATCAAAATTCGAATACTGTTACAATAAACAACAACGTCGTTcattgtaaaaatgaaaaaaaaatcaccgaAATCGCACAAATCAGCAACCCTGAAGTAATTAGTTTCCATATGTAA